GTCAAGGTACTGTACTGCCAATGATCTCTGATCTCTGACAACGATTCAGACTGATCTCAGACCTGTATGAAAAGGACCTCCGCATTCACAGTGAATACACTTCTTGTCCGAATCTGACCATAGCTTTCTTAACTGTCCACTTTGCATCCTGTGTGATTGACAGTTGGAGGCAGGATCTCTGAACTCCACCTTGcagaagcaggaggaggagaacaggaggctcATGGGAAAACTGGCTGTCATGGAGCATCAGCAGGTGAGAGATCCATTCAGTATCTAGAGACTGGGGTCACATCACTTTAAATCTGTCCATCCatagtgaatgtgtgtttgtatgtaacaTGCTTTCTCTATTTTATTTCTCCATCCTGACCGTTTCCTCTTTCCCCTCACCTCTCAACTCGTGGTGTCCTCTTTACCCAGAATGCTCAGCAGCAGGTGGAGCAGATGCTTAAGGAGCTGACGGATAGTAAGAACAACCTGGCCTATGAGAAAGGGAAGCTACAGGTAAGGAGTTTACACTAAAACCATTGGTGGAAAAGGTACCTGATTTATCATACTTAAGTAAAGGTAATGATACCTTTATAGAAAATTACTCACAtaaaagtgaatgtcacccagtaaaatactactggagtaaaagtctaaaagtatttggttttaaatgtacttaagtatcaatagtaaatgttattgctaaaatatacatacgtatcaaaagtaaaagcatcaatcatttcaaattccttacaaacattttcttgttttttaattttatttacggatagtcaggggcacacttcaacactcagacataattgacaaattaagcatgtgtgtttagtgagtccacgagatcagaggcagtagggatgaccagcaatgttctcttaataagtgtgtgaattggacccttttcctatcctgctaagcattcaaaatgtaacgtgtactttggcatgtcagggaaaatgtatggagtaaaaggtcaattattttctttaggaatgtagaggAGTAAAAGtactcaaaaatataaatagtaaagtacagatacccagcAAACCTGCTATAGtactttaaaagtattttttacttaagtactttataccactgactAAAACACACTGGCCATACctcttaatgtgtgtgtgttgatgtatcCTCATGTTGAAGTGTGTTTCCTCCTAATGCTCTTCCTCTCAACCAGACCAGGGTAGATCAACTCCAGGAGGAGCTGCAAGCTTTAAGGGACACCCATGTAGAAAGTGTCCAACAATGCAAGCTGAGCTCTGTGTTAGAGAACAagtacacacaggtacacacactcaTGGTGGTAATGTAGTAATGTGTCAAAAACAAGGTGACTCCCTAACATACACCTGTCTACTCCCTTACAGGTCAGCTCTGAAATTAGCACCCTGAAGACAACCTGTCATAAACTGGAGGCTCAGCTCAGACAGGCCCAGGCTGAAGTCCAGGTGAAGGAGGGGGAGGCGATGTCGTTGGTGGCAGCCAGAGACGAGGCTCTGCGGGACAGCCAGGCCCTGAGGGGACAACTGGACAAACTGCAGGAGCAGCACAGGGACAAGGTCAGAGTGCTAGTAAAATGGTTACCCAACCtgggtcctggagagctacagggtgtgtgcaggcttttgctccagacCAGCACTAACCCACCTGATTTTGCTCTGTTTGTCCTGTAGCTGTGTGAGCTGGAGGGCTGGCTAGGTGTGTCTCGTCAGGGTGGGGGCAGTGTGGCTCAGACCCTGGAGAACGTTTTGGTCTCCCACTCCCGTCTgcaacacaacactgagacagTACAGAAGGAGCTGGGGAGACGAGAGCAGGAGCTGGCCTCACTCAGGAGAGAcaggtctctgtgtctgtgttgtgcgtGTATATGGGTGTATGTTTGAACAACCATGTCTTTTTCAGACTGCAGGGTCAGAGAGAGATTCAGAAGCTACATGCAGAGGTGGAGAAGCTCCAAGACATCATGGCAACAAGTAACTCCAAGAAGAACAAAATGGTAACTACATCATTAATGagtcataaacacacatacacacatacccacaAACAGCTCTTAGCttttagtagtaataatagtagtttACAAAGATATGTTTGATTGTCTAGCTGGAGCCCTTGCGTAAGGCCCTGGATGTGGCAAGGCTAGATAACAAGAAACTAGCCCAAAGTTTAGAGCAGGCTGTGTTGGCCAACAGCACTCTGCAGGCCAACCTGGACCAAGCCAGAGACCAACACCAGAGCACCATCACACAGAGGTAACTAAGAAGGACTAATGTGGATAGTGGGAGTTTATTTAAGTGTGGTTTAAATATGTGAAAGCGTACATGGTTACTTTGCATGAATGTGACTATCATGTCTATATTTTGCGTGTATATCAGAGAGGTGGAGCTGGCTGAGGCCAGGGCAGAGATTGGTCGATGGTCAGAGCATCTGGAATCTATGAAGCTTcagatgaggaaagagagggactCCGTGAAGAGGTTGTCACAGAGAGAAATCTCAGAGGTACTGCACACTATCTCATACTCCATCGCTTCTGTCCATCAGTCAGAACTCTAAATATCATCCTTCCTCTTTCCTCACCCCTCTTTATTTCTCTTTcccttctgtttgtgtgtgtctctctcttcagttgAGAAAGGCTTTTGAGGACTTGTCAGCTAGGTCAGGTGACCTCTCCAGGGCAAATCGGGAGCTGCGGGAGAAGACGTCTGAGTTGGAGAAAGTGGTGTCCAATCAGAAAGCCCGTCTCAGAGATCAGAAGACACAGCTCAAGCAACACCTGGATAATAGAGCCACTCTGGGCAACTCTCAGAAAATAAAAGTATCTACAGTACTGTctactatatcaaatcaaagtgtattggtcgcgtacacatttTAGGAGATGTTATAgagggtgcagcaaaatgcttatgttactagctcctaacaatgcagtaaaatgtcaaacaagtacacataatcatagtaataaaaaaaaaagactacaATAAATCTTAATGTCTGACTAGAAATGTTCTGCGCAAATAATGTAAGAATTAACACgcacacaaaataataaaaaatacttcaaagttaGCTAGGAGTAAGAAACAGGGTGGCCGGGTCTGTTggtgccatcttgtggacaagcACCTGCTAAACCAGATGTCCTATTTTTGTGACCCTCTGCACTCAGGACATGGAGGGTGAACTAAAGAGCCTCAAGACCTTGAAGGATCAGTATCAGAAGAAGAACTATGAGCAGGTAGGACACTTTCTACACCTGTGGATGTTTACAGTATGGTATACATCAGTCACCATTGTCCGGTCTGTTTTCAGAGTGAGTTGATCCAGCAGTTCCGGTCCGAGACATTATCCCTCCAGCGGGAGCTACGGCGCCTGTCCTCCAGCCAGGAGGGGGAGCTAGAGGCTGAGAGGGAGCTGAGACACGTCATGCAAGACAAGTGTCAGGTTAGCAGGGGTTACGTCTCTCTGTCATAAGCTAGCCTCGCTTAACTCAATGTTTTTAAATGGCTTCATTTAATCTCCTTTACTTCTTGACTTTGTTGGCATATTGAGAGACAGCCATGTCTGTTTATAGTCTgcatatgtgtgtttctgtgtttgtccTAGCAGAGGCTGGAGGAGAGCATCAAGAAGCTGCAGGAGGCCAAAGACCAGGCAGAGCAGAAAATGAAAGAGGTCAGCCTGGAGTCACAGCAGGTAATCTCTCCCTCAACCACCCGGAGTCAAGACAATTTAATTTGTTCTGCTCCCTCATCTTCAACACCTCCTTGGTCATTAattctctcactctgtatctccgTCTGTTAAGTGTGTGCACCTAAATAGCCCCTGACGGGTGAGTAAAGTTGAACTGAATTGGAATTCTCCTGACATGCTTGTCCCCACACTCAGATATCAGAGAACCTAGAGGAAGCTCACAGTTGGTTCCGGTCCAAGTTTGACAGCCTGAAGAGTGATGGAGAGCCAAACAGGTCCATGGGGGACGAGGAACCACAAGAAAATGGAGACTATACCCTGGGAAGCAGTAAAGGGGGTGCACACAGTTCATCATGCAAACGTAACAGAAAGGTGTTTTTCTCTTATATCACTTTATCAACTCTCACTAATAATGAGTCTGCAGTCCTCTCAGCTTTTATGCCTTCTTTGTT
This genomic interval from Salvelinus sp. IW2-2015 linkage group LG22, ASM291031v2, whole genome shotgun sequence contains the following:
- the ccdc150 gene encoding coiled-coil domain-containing protein 150 isoform X1, yielding MSRPVIQPVSAGATAPEALSLLHQRLLVAEEQAESLIRDMGSLGVSREQLLEPVERDPIQRPISPVKMHRALREPGGEGLLWRQCDGLVSRVCRMESLLQTLKLTTFRLETERDLDPSHSAHLKEQLSALQQESDEEQRVSRREVMRLRDLLREACLDRDESRGEVQRLGEALEVATTSKMDVALAAKELKMVKVQMSEKLLQLKEQMSQESARSFENEKSHNALLQRVEEMERVVEMERRQAQTVQADCHALRSDGQATRQRLQEEKDRGHRLQEQCEQLKGQAEVKDSLVLELTGELKSARLALQKQQQENSRLLRDGGDLRTAADKVQAFNNQLESQCSELSSALRSLTVDKSKLQTEYQASIKAERSRVTTQLQEQDLLLDAARRNIQAELQGALSAKVKLQMELETLKVDHTQLLQRSKVAQETVATQRELLERTIERLRGNLNSAVKEGEVMRTDWDCAKTEMCIVVTKLEVERSAMETQLANVKLEAGSLNSTLQKQEEENRRLMGKLAVMEHQQNAQQQVEQMLKELTDSKNNLAYEKGKLQTRVDQLQEELQALRDTHVESVQQCKLSSVLENKYTQVSSEISTLKTTCHKLEAQLRQAQAEVQVKEGEAMSLVAARDEALRDSQALRGQLDKLQEQHRDKLCELEGWLGVSRQGGGSVAQTLENVLVSHSRLQHNTETVQKELGRREQELASLRRDRLQGQREIQKLHAEVEKLQDIMATSNSKKNKMLEPLRKALDVARLDNKKLAQSLEQAVLANSTLQANLDQARDQHQSTITQREVELAEARAEIGRWSEHLESMKLQMRKERDSVKRLSQREISELRKAFEDLSARSGDLSRANRELREKTSELEKVVSNQKARLRDQKTQLKQHLDNRATLGNSQKIKDMEGELKSLKTLKDQYQKKNYEQSELIQQFRSETLSLQRELRRLSSSQEGELEAERELRHVMQDKCQQRLEESIKKLQEAKDQAEQKMKEVSLESQQISENLEEAHSWFRSKFDSLKSDGEPNRSMGDEEPQENGDYTLGSSKGGAHSSSCKRNRKTRCDSRPPEPPEWERWRSTMQRWETKRELARIANGYKPGGTHALTHSHGHTQ
- the ccdc150 gene encoding coiled-coil domain-containing protein 150 isoform X2, which encodes MSRPVIQPVSAGATAPEALSLLHQRLLVAEEQAESLIRDMGSLGVSREQLLEPVERDPIQRPISPVKMHRALREPGGEGLLWRQCDGLVSRVCRMESLLQTLKLTTFRLETERDLDPSHSAHLKEQLSALQQESDEEQRVSRREVMRLRDLLREACLDRDESRGEVQRLGEALEVATTSKMDVALAAKELKMVKVQMSEKLLQLKEQMSQESARSFENEKSHNALLQRVEEMERVVEMERRQAQTVQADCHALRSDGQATRQRLQEEKDRGHRLQEQCEQLKGQAEVKDSLVLELTGELKSARLALQKQQQENSRLLRDGGDLRTAADKVQAFNNQLESQCSELSSALRSLTVDKSKLQTEYQASIKAERSRVTTQLQEQDLLLDAARRNIQAELQGALSAKVKLQMELETLKVDHTQLLQRSKVAQETVATQRELLERTIERLRGNLNSAVKEGEVMRTDWDCAKTEMCIVVTKLEVERSAMETQLANVKLEAGSLNSTLQKQEEENRRLMGKLAVMEHQQNAQQQVEQMLKELTDSKNNLAYEKGKLQTRVDQLQEELQALRDTHVESVQQCKLSSVLENKYTQVSSEISTLKTTCHKLEAQLRQAQAEVQVKEGEAMSLVAARDEALRDSQALRGQLDKLQEQHRDKLCELEGWLGVSRQGGGSVAQTLENVLVSHSRLQHNTETVQKELGRREQELASLRRDRLQGQREIQKLHAEVEKLQDIMATSNSKKNKMLEPLRKALDVARLDNKKLAQSLEQAVLANSTLQANLDQARDQHQSTITQREVELAEARAEIGRWSEHLESMKLQMRKERDSVKRLSQREISELRKAFEDLSARSGDLSRANRELREKTSELEKVVSNQKARLRDQKTQLKQHLDNRATLGNSQKIKDMEGELKSLKTLKDQYQKKNYEQSELIQQFRSETLSLQRELRRLSSSQEGELEAERELRHVMQDKCQRLEESIKKLQEAKDQAEQKMKEVSLESQQISENLEEAHSWFRSKFDSLKSDGEPNRSMGDEEPQENGDYTLGSSKGGAHSSSCKRNRKTRCDSRPPEPPEWERWRSTMQRWETKRELARIANGYKPGGTHALTHSHGHTQ